In Aneurinibacillus sp. REN35, a genomic segment contains:
- a CDS encoding superoxide dismutase family protein, with protein MKKFMAGVVAGAVLSSGAAYAASLTVDTASFSIYAGGKEETMGEKQVLVHNGAAYVPVRDFSKATGHQVYWDGMHSAISIDKPYVHIVDAKGKRIGHAVLTEEKEGVKVEVEVQGLKPGKHGFHVHEKAFVKNDFKSAGGHFNPDNKKHGLENPEGHHVADMPNLEVKEDGTGKAEFMVNRANLKPGDAHSILGKAIIIHADEDDMKSDPAGNAGDRVAGGNIPQ; from the coding sequence ATGAAAAAATTCATGGCAGGAGTAGTAGCGGGAGCGGTACTCTCAAGCGGGGCAGCTTATGCAGCCTCATTAACGGTGGATACGGCCTCCTTTTCTATTTATGCAGGCGGCAAAGAAGAAACGATGGGGGAAAAACAAGTACTTGTTCATAACGGTGCGGCGTATGTTCCAGTACGGGATTTCTCTAAAGCGACAGGACATCAGGTGTATTGGGACGGTATGCATTCCGCAATCTCGATCGATAAGCCGTATGTCCATATCGTAGATGCCAAAGGCAAACGGATTGGCCATGCGGTGCTGACGGAAGAGAAGGAAGGCGTCAAGGTGGAAGTGGAAGTCCAAGGTCTGAAGCCTGGCAAGCATGGCTTCCATGTGCATGAGAAGGCGTTTGTGAAAAATGACTTCAAGTCAGCGGGCGGTCACTTTAACCCGGACAATAAAAAGCATGGATTAGAGAATCCAGAAGGACATCATGTCGCGGATATGCCAAACTTGGAAGTAAAAGAGGATGGAACAGGTAAAGCCGAGTTTATGGTGAATCGGGCCAATCTAAAACCGGGGGATGCTCATTCCATCTTGGGCAAAGCGATCATTATTCATGCGGATGAAGATGATATGAAGTCCGATCCGGCTGGTAATGCGGGGGATCGTGTAGCAGGAGGAAACATTCCGCAATAA
- a CDS encoding RNA polymerase sigma-70 factor: MELDTLYKTYQPFLFSIAYRMLGSVTDAEDIVHDLFLQLKLDTDQIKDLKAHLAKVTTNRCLNFLKSARKRREIYTGPWLPEPRVHQTDLPLDKIITEEAVSYAFLVLLEQLSPVERAVFVLRQAFAYDYEDIASILEKTEVNCRKIYSRIKRKLKNDIPVHLENTERVDILAKTFIKASMTGNFEEFIDLLTEDVVLVTDGGGKVIAALNPIVNKQRVSAFLKGISAKGSFIGELLPVMVNGQKGILQVKEGHPVKVICFELNSKQKNIQRIFIVSNPDKLNHIPVP; encoded by the coding sequence ATGGAGTTGGATACATTATATAAGACATATCAACCGTTTCTTTTTTCCATTGCGTACCGGATGCTTGGATCAGTCACCGACGCAGAAGATATCGTTCATGATCTATTCCTTCAGCTTAAGCTTGACACCGATCAAATTAAGGACTTAAAGGCACATCTTGCGAAAGTGACGACGAATCGCTGTCTAAACTTTTTAAAATCAGCCCGTAAGAGAAGAGAAATTTACACAGGGCCTTGGTTGCCTGAGCCTCGGGTACATCAAACAGATCTGCCTTTAGATAAGATTATAACAGAGGAAGCAGTTTCGTATGCCTTTCTCGTTTTGCTGGAACAACTGTCACCTGTCGAAAGAGCAGTGTTCGTTCTTAGACAAGCGTTTGCTTATGACTATGAGGATATTGCCAGTATACTGGAAAAGACTGAAGTGAATTGCAGAAAAATCTACAGCCGTATTAAGCGAAAATTAAAGAATGATATCCCTGTCCATCTGGAGAATACGGAACGTGTTGATATCTTGGCAAAGACATTCATAAAAGCATCAATGACTGGAAACTTTGAAGAATTTATTGATCTTCTTACAGAAGATGTTGTACTTGTTACCGACGGCGGAGGAAAAGTGATTGCTGCATTAAATCCAATTGTAAACAAACAGCGCGTATCTGCCTTTCTTAAAGGAATTTCCGCTAAAGGAAGTTTCATAGGAGAACTTCTTCCGGTGATGGTCAATGGTCAGAAAGGAATCTTGCAAGTAAAAGAGGGGCATCCTGTTAAAGTCATCTGCTTTGAATTAAATTCAAAACAAAAAAATATCCAGAGGATCTTTATTGTTTCAAATCCGGATAAATTAAATCATATTCCAGTTCCTTAA
- a CDS encoding superoxide dismutase — MKRIVWGTVAAVLLSSAFAYGAQYMSANSVSAHPDIQTQSGERTIPIGEHRLPPLPYAYDALEPYIDAQTMRLHHDVHHQAYVDGLNKAEKEMQKAREAGKYDLIKHWEREAAFHGSGHYLHTIFWNNMKPKGGGVAHGVIAEEINRTFGDFTKFKAHFSAAAEKVEGSGWAMLVWIPQAGRVEILQAEKHQNLTQQGVIPLLVLDVWEHAYYLKYKSKRGEYSKAWWNVINWDDVNKRYTEARKVTEK; from the coding sequence ATGAAACGAATAGTATGGGGAACAGTTGCCGCCGTCTTGCTCTCGTCTGCGTTTGCATACGGTGCTCAATACATGTCTGCCAATTCTGTCTCTGCGCATCCGGACATACAGACGCAGTCCGGAGAGAGAACGATTCCGATTGGAGAACATAGGCTACCGCCGCTTCCGTATGCTTATGATGCGCTGGAGCCATACATTGACGCACAGACCATGCGCCTGCACCATGATGTACACCATCAAGCGTATGTAGATGGGTTGAACAAAGCAGAGAAGGAGATGCAGAAAGCGCGTGAGGCCGGCAAGTATGACCTAATTAAGCATTGGGAAAGAGAAGCTGCGTTTCATGGCTCCGGTCATTATTTGCATACAATTTTTTGGAACAATATGAAGCCGAAAGGCGGGGGAGTCGCCCATGGCGTCATCGCCGAAGAGATCAACCGCACATTTGGCGATTTTACCAAGTTCAAAGCGCACTTCTCTGCTGCGGCAGAGAAAGTGGAGGGGTCTGGGTGGGCGATGCTGGTATGGATTCCGCAGGCTGGCCGCGTAGAGATTTTGCAGGCTGAGAAGCATCAGAATCTGACTCAGCAGGGTGTGATTCCGCTACTTGTGCTTGATGTATGGGAACATGCATATTATTTGAAGTATAAGAGTAAGCGAGGAGAGTATAGTAAGGCATGGTGGAACGTAATAAATTGGGATGATGTAAACAAACGATATACGGAAGCGAGAAAAGTAACGGAGAAATAA
- a CDS encoding phBC6A51 family helix-turn-helix protein yields MKFNELESKLTLPQRKAAFLVLENEMRPTKERRTLDDIAAEVGVSRTALFNWRKENPVFIAYYNALADRQLDSFRGVADAQLKRLIEGTSNNGIASIKALELYYKLTARLVNRSEVTTNEIGDGPKRLSAAEIAEELAELAGLTK; encoded by the coding sequence ATGAAGTTTAACGAATTAGAATCGAAATTAACGCTACCCCAACGCAAAGCAGCGTTTCTAGTGCTTGAAAACGAAATGCGACCGACTAAAGAGCGCAGGACATTAGACGACATTGCCGCTGAGGTCGGCGTATCACGCACCGCGCTTTTTAATTGGCGCAAAGAGAATCCGGTCTTTATCGCGTATTACAATGCGCTTGCAGATCGTCAGCTCGATTCGTTTCGCGGCGTAGCAGATGCGCAGCTAAAACGATTAATTGAAGGGACGAGCAACAACGGGATCGCGTCGATTAAGGCGCTAGAGCTTTACTATAAACTGACAGCTCGCCTGGTGAATCGTTCGGAAGTTACAACGAATGAAATCGGAGATGGACCGAAGCGTTTATCTGCCGCAGAGATTGCGGAAGAATTGGCGGAGTTGGCGGGGTTAACAAAATAA
- a CDS encoding carboxymuconolactone decarboxylase family protein has translation MEQRINYMRTNREFVRLMSQLEEYKKTTGIDNKLIELIKIRTSQINGCAYCLDMHTKDARANGETEQRIYCLNTWRESPFYLEAERAALELTEAVTTISANGVPDDLYERVRLHFNEKQYIDLIAIIITINGWNRLAISSKSIPGHYKPTTEK, from the coding sequence ATGGAGCAGCGCATTAACTACATGAGGACCAATCGGGAATTTGTAAGGTTAATGAGTCAATTGGAGGAGTACAAGAAAACAACGGGAATTGATAACAAATTAATCGAATTGATTAAAATTCGTACGTCTCAAATCAATGGCTGTGCGTACTGCTTGGATATGCACACAAAGGATGCCCGCGCAAATGGTGAAACCGAACAAAGAATTTACTGTTTGAATACTTGGCGTGAGTCACCATTCTATCTTGAAGCGGAAAGGGCAGCGCTAGAATTAACGGAAGCAGTCACAACCATTTCAGCGAACGGTGTACCAGATGATCTGTATGAGCGGGTCCGCCTTCATTTTAATGAAAAACAATATATCGATCTCATCGCCATAATTATCACGATTAATGGCTGGAACCGATTGGCCATTTCATCCAAAAGCATACCCGGACACTACAAGCCTACAACAGAAAAGTAA